The Dromaius novaehollandiae isolate bDroNov1 chromosome 20, bDroNov1.hap1, whole genome shotgun sequence genome includes the window taatgctaaaattCAGTTGTACCGGTAGAGTCCCTGCTACAAGGTCCTGCTCTCTCTGAGCTAGTGCAGGACTGGGAATTCAAGGAAAATGGCAGGTCTCTTTGCTCCTAATGCCCTAAAAATATCATAGCCAAGTATAGCAAAGCAAGACCCTTTGATGAATATGGATCCTGGCTCCCATGTGCGCACAACGCTGCTTGCTAAGGGACACTGTATTTTGCCGCGGGGTCTGGCAATGCCTGAGAGAGGTCAGTGTGTGAACGAGCAGGCACTGAATTAGCAGGCAGCGGCTGTagcttttctgctgtttcctGTTGTTCTTTAACGACGCTATTCCTGGAACTGGGGTGACTTCAGTTGTGATATCAAGTGGCAGCCGCAGCAAAAACTGAACTCCCGCGAGGATGGGAGCGAGTCAGCGTGCTTTTAATATCTTCACTGTTTGCACTCTGAGTTCAGACACCGGTTTTTACTTCCAGCTCCTTCGCTCAGCTGCAAGCCCTCAGTTTGTTATTACAGGGCTGCTAGCGAGGGCTGCTCATccgttttctgaaaagaaaaccgAACCAAAACAGTGAGCAACAAGTGGAAAAAGTAATCGTGCAGACTTTGAAAATGGGTCTGGTAACACATAGAAGGACAGTTTATATCCCTTCATGCTTTTAAACTCTGAGATATTTGAACGAACTGCTTTTATCCaaatgagaagaggaaagaaataagcCTAGCtgtcaaaataattaaaaataaccaaGTATGAATAGTATTTGACCATTTGACAAATCACGCGCAGAGAAAACACTCTGTGGTCTACTTCTGCCTTTACTTTTAGCTGAATTCAGAGGGAGTTGACAGCATCCTGCTCCTTCCAAAATCAGGTCTTTAAAGACAGTGTAACACATATGCAGTCACCATCTCTGCTCATTTCCACAACTAACAGCTGCGTTTGAGCAGATGGGTCCTTCTTTAGCTCATCCCATCTAAACTGGAAGCTAAAGGCAGTTTAGATACAGGAGGAGCTTGAAACGTTGGCCCCAAAAGAGCCTGTCGGTCCGAGAGCTCGAGATACGCGAGTTTGAGGCAAAAACTGTCCCAAGGTTCATGGAGAGTCTTGCAAATGAGGATTTTAACCTTTTTCTTGGTGGGCTGGGAACCAGCAGGCTGGCTCTTCTGAAAGGTCAGAAGAAAATTATTCCAAAGCACTCTCCCAAATTTCAGACACAGTTTCTGGCTGGCTCCCTGCCGTCCAGGCGTGGGGCATACCTGGCTGTGATGCAGGATAGGTCTGCCATCTCTACTGCCTATGTTAACATGTTTCTCTGAGACTATCTGCTGCTTTGTGTATGATAACCAGGTTTCAAATCCATGAATGTTTCTAGGTTTTAAGATGTGATTTAATAAAAACAGACGTTTCTGGGAAAACaggttttctcttttgttttttgttctctgGCCGAGTTCATAACCCTAGGAAATGCCATTTGGCAGATGCATTTACTGTGCTAGCAGGTGAAGGAGAAACAGCTGGGCGTTTCTGAAATGGCAACAGGAAGGTAAATGCTGAAAGGTGAAGAGTAGATGTACCGAGGTGCAAGAGGGCAGGATGAGCACTGTGTCCTGGGGACCAGCACCAGGTAGGACGGGTAAAAGGGGAGAAAGATAAAACTCCTGATTCTCTAAACAAGGGACCATCTGAGAGAGGCAGATCCAGTGCTGGGGATCGTATGGGGCGATTCCAGTTCCAGCAGTATCTGAGACTTGGCGAGGCCCAGGAGAGACCTACAGAGCACTCAGCGTTACGCCTCCTCCAGAAGAAAGGTGCTCAAATCCGTGAGCACCACTTTACAGGCAGAAAAAGAGAGGCCTGGAAAATTTCAAAAGAGGCTGAAGGTCTGATAATCTTTCTTGGCAAAACTGAGAGCAGCTCTGGAAGGAGCTGTGCTAGCCTAGAAAGTGGGGGTGTGCAGCAAGGCGCCCAGGGAGGGTGAAGGTGGACACAGGGGGCATCGGCCAGTTTGGGAACTGCAGTGCTTGTGTTTTGCCCTCTCCCTTCTGGGGGAAGATGATGGGGAGGTTATTGCAGCTGTTTGGAAGGTGACTGTTGTTTTACAGGCCTGGCACTGTCAAAGTTGGTGCTCTGGTAGGAACCGAGAAGCCACggtggctctggagaagccagcCAGCACCGTCAGCAATCCCGCTGGAGCTGGCGAACGAGGTATGGATGTACGTTCGAGAGCTGTACTTGTACTGAAGGGGAAAAGATGCCTGCTgcgggctgcaggagctggggaggTGGTGCCCATGCAGCCCCTCGCTGCCCTGCTTGGAGACACCGTGTGCCCAGGGCAGCGTGGAGGAGCTGAGCTCCAGCACTTGGGTTGGAAGGAGAATGGAGAGGCCCCAAGCTGCTGTTCAGGGGATACCTCTGAAACCAAACCCCGCTGCGCCCGACGGGGCGGCcgtggctgctgccagggctgcagaggCTGTGGTTGAGGTGACCTGCCCAGGCTCAAGCTTTATGGGCTGGCGGAGGTCTTGGCTGGCTCTCACAagctgaggccacagcagagacAAGATGGGCCGCGTAGCACAGGACAGGACTGGCCACTGCCGGgggcagctggtgctggagctTGTCCACCTCCACCGAGGCGGTGGCCCTCACACCATGCTCTGCAAAAGGGGAGACCACCGGGAGCAGATGCAGCTGGGTGAGAGGGTCTGGACCCCAGCTTGACCCACACCAGCGTGCCGGACTCGTGGTGTTCGCCCATGTGAGGAGGGAGCAAATCCAGCCGCATGGGGATGACGTTCCCGTGCTGCCAGCAGCTCTCCCGGCTCAGGGCTAAAGGTGGGAAGGGCCCACTTGACCGCAGGCACCAATGCAGTTCAGGCAAACCCTACTGCCCGTGCTGAACTCTGTACCTTGCCTGGGAATACAGCACGTCTCTCAGGAAGGCGGACGGCACCAAATTCCCTATAAGCTACTTTCTTGGTCCCAGGTCTGTTTGACTTCATTTCTGAAGTCTAACAGGTCTGGCTTGAACTTCCAGCTACAGTTTTGCCCTTTACCCGCCGCTCTGCAAGTCACCTGCATGTTTGCCCTCTGTTAGATGCTGTAACCGAGTCCTCTCCAAGCAAAAAAGAGACAGAGCTAAACAGGCTGGATGACTCATGTCTCGTATTGCCGTCACTTAAGGCATTTTCCTTAGCTCTGGAGCCTTTCGGCATTCATTTCGGCATCCTCCCCGCTCGGGAACATCCTCCCCCACGCACAGCCGGCCGGCCGGGAGCAACACGGCAgcggccagcagcaggtccccaCCGAAATCACTTCTTCCCCTTATCACCACCTGCGCAGCCGCAGCCGGCTTCTGGCCGGAGCCTTGGCCGCTGTTCTTCCCGAGGCCTTCGCCGAGTCGCTGGGGCCCTTGCTGCCTCGTGGCCATAAATGTGGCCGTTATTCCTCGCTCTGGGGCCATTCAGTGTTGGCATAAGGCTGGTTTTAAAGGGGAACGGCACAGAGTACCAAGTCAAATCAGTCAAAAAAACCAGATGATGTTCATCGGCCACCTCTACCGGCTTCTCCCATCTCCCGTTGTGTGTCACTCATGGTGGGGTCGAGCACAGCCCCAGCGCCGGTGCTGCACCACGCGGGGGGGTTTCATGCTGCCCTGTAACACGGTGCCGAGGACCTGAGCTCCCGCGCGGATTCAGGGTGCAACCACCACGAGGCAGAGGGTTAGGCGCAACACCTCCGGTTGCGGGCCAAGCTTTACTTCCCAGTGCTCCGCTGACAGCCTAGGAGAGAAACCCATGACAGGAGAAGGCTCTGAAGCCTCAGCTGgcagcagagcagatgaataatGGCTTGATTTTATTTACAAAGGCTGGAGGGCAGCCAGGGGAACCAGCGGATGTCGGGTCCAATGCCCACAAAAGGAGGTGTTTTCTTTGCACCAGGTGTGGGTAAACTCTAGGATTATTCATCCGCGGGCTCAAAAGCCAACTAGCGATCCCGCGAGAGCAACCGGTGGAGAACTACGGAGCACAAAGACACATTGTGGGGCCTGTGAGTGCCTGAGCCATGAGTCACCAGAGCCGGGGAAATGTCACCGGTCGCTTGCCCCGGCCTTATTCCCTACCCTGTGACTCCACTATTGGCCACGGTAAGGGACGTGACGCTGGACTGTGGACCATGGTCTCATCCAGGATGGGGTCTTACGTAAACCTTAAACCTCCCTGGTGTTACTTGGGCCGAATTGTGAAGAGCTGCCTCCTTAGGCTTGGCTCTGGTTTGTCTGCTCTGCCTCGTTCAGCACAGCAGCTTTTGGGGGCAGACAGCAGGATGTGGCCATTGCACGGCTCCCGGCACACCGGGAACATGGGCAACAAAACGTTATGGCAAGCTCGTTTCCACGTATCACTCCAAGGAAGTGCAATTGGTCCGTTTGGGTGCTCGGTGCAAAGGTAGGAGCCTTATCGGCAGGACACGGTGCTTCTTCCAGTAAACAGACCCGTGTTTTTGCGAGCCTGGGGCGACACCGGCGCGGAACCGCTCATGCCGCAGCAGCACGGCATGCCGGGGCGCGGCTCCGTAACCACCGGGAGGGCTGGTCCCACGGCAAGCTCTGGCCAAAGGTTGCATACGTAACCAGCAACGCTTACCCCAGTGCCTGGCGGAGCGGAGCGTTTTGGAGCACAAATAGTGTTATCTGATGAACGGGAAAGTCCTGAGCTCTCAATTGCTTCCTGGCTGCCCAGGCATCCCAAAGAAAGCTGGTGGCAGCTGATAACAGGCATGGCCTGGAAACAAAGCAGGAGAGATGCTTTTCGGCATGGTTTTGTGCGTAACGAGCAGCAGTCAGAGAACAGCAAAGGTtgcatgaaaaatgttttcctgtgttcCTGTTGGGGCTGAACCGCTCCCTAGCAGCGCTTTGCTTTCCCGGGCACAGGGCCGCTTCCCTCCTGGGGCACGGCTCCCCtcgcggcccccgctgcccagcgccgcaggcacctccacctcctccctcccagcAGTCCCAATCCCATGCCACGACGGATGAGACGCGGAGCGGCAGGGCACCGAGACGACTGGCCCGGTCTCCCTCCGGTGCCCTGCGCTTACTCCTTTCCCCCCTCTGCTCGTGTCCAGGCATGTGCGCTGTGTCTTTGAGGACTGGGGCCGAGCGGTGGGGAGGCGACCCCCAAAGCGGGTCCGTGCCCCCGTCCTCGGCCGCCCCTTCCTCCCGCCTCTGGCCCCACTGAGCCAGCGCAGGAGGCGAAACCAGGGGGGAGAAAGTGGGTTTTTTGGAAGGGCTCATTTTCTGGTGCTCTGGGTCACGGGGGGCCGGACGAGCACCGCTCTCGGGGGCGCAGCCAGGCCAGGAGAggcgcggggagggccgggctgccccccctGCGGCCCCCGCAGAGCAGAAGCAGGACCCTCGGGGGTCTCCAGCCCTCCAGctgctcgggaagggccgcaGGACCGGCCCATTCCCGCAGAGCGGCACCGccccggcggggctcggcgggcgcccggctccgctgtccgcgctcgccgccggggccgccccgcggcgctgccgccccagaggcccggcccggcccggccccgcgagagggcggcccgggggcggcgccgcgcccggggcggcgctgcgcggcggcggggcctgcTCAGGTGCGGCGGGTGGCAGTgccccctgcgccgccgccgccatgagcagcgcggagccgccgctcggggccgggccgcgggcgcaGCCCGCCTGGAAGCGGGAGATCCTGGAGCGCAAGCGGGCCAAGctggccggggcggccggcggcgagcccgagcccgcggcggctccgccgggcGAGCGGCTGGTGGTGGCCGAGAGCCTGGGCCCGCTGCACGAGAACCCCTTCATGCGGCTGGAGagcgagcggcggcggctgcggcaggggctgcccggcggccggcccggccgcggccccggccccggccccggggcggcgcggccgctgcagcagctgctggagctgtACAGCGCCGTGCCCGGCATCCGCACCATCCGCGCCGACAACATCCTCATCATCGAGTCGCAGCCCGACGCCGCCGCCTGCTTCGCCGACGGGGacgcgctgcccggccgccgccgggacccggccgccgcctcctcctcctcctcctcgccgccgccgcggcgcccggacccgctgcgggagctgctggcccGCAAGGGCGCCGCCCTCGCCGAGATCCGCGCCGACCAGGTCTTCATCTACGAGGCGGCCGAGCCGCCGGAGCCGCCCGAGGCGGCCGAGCCGGGCACGGTCAGCCGCCTCCTGGAGAAGTTCGGccagcggccgcggggccgccggcgccgcggcggggaggcgccgccgcccgggcccgcacctgcccccggcagcgcggcttccccgcgggccgcggcgccgcctcaGGCGGGACCGGGCtccccgcgggccgcggcgcccaAGGCGGCGCCGCCATCGCCGcaggcggcgccgggcccgccgcggGCTGCGGCCGCGCAGCCGTTGccgggcgccccccgcgccccccaggcggtaccggccccccccccgccgttgccgggcgccccccgcgccccccaggcGGTACCGGCCTCCCCCCCGCCGTTGccgggcgccccccggcccctccaAGGGGAACCGGCCGCCCCTGCccaggccgcggccccccgcgcggtACCGGCCGCCCCCCAGCCGGTGCCGGGCGCCCCTCGGGCCGCGGCGCCCCAGGCCAACTGCTTTCTCCACAAGATCGGCTCCAACTCCTTCACGGTGACCCCGCGGGGGCTGCCCCCCGGCAGCCGTGCCCCCGAGGCCGGCGCCAGCCCGGCCGGCCGGACTCCGCCGCCCAAGGGGCCGCCAGTGCCATCCGCCAGCGCTTCCCacgccagagccaacgccaggaGGCCAAAGCCGGAGGAGGCCGAAGCGGCTGTGTCGCCTCCACCCAGTGCCAGTCTGGCCCCCAGTGCCACCAGCTCTACCCAGCCGCTTTCCGCCGCTGCCCCCAAGGCCGGGGGCTCCTTCGAGATCCTCCCGGCCCCCAAGCCGGACTTGGCTGCCATCCCTGCCCACGACCTGCAGGCGCAGGCCCTGGCCAAGCTGCGCCTGAATTCGCGCAATTCCTTCCTCTTCGTGCCCCGCCGGGAGGGAGGCCCGGCTCCGCAGCCTCCGGCCCAGAGCACGCGACCGGGGCCGCCACCATCCGTGGAGCATAAGGTCCGGCAGGAGCCCCCGAGGGCTTCCGCTGCGGAGCAGGAAGAGCCTGTCGCTTCCCTGCCGGCGCCTCGGGATCCTTTGGTACCTGTGACTTACATCGATGACATTGTGGAGCTGGACAGCGGGGAGCTTTGCCCCAAGGTCGGCTTGGCCGTG containing:
- the TPRN gene encoding taperin isoform X2; this translates as MSSAEPPLGAGPRAQPAWKREILERKRAKLAGAAGGEPEPAAAPPGERLVVAESLGPLHENPFMRLESERRRLRQGLPGGRPGRGPGPGPGAARPLQQLLELYSAVPGIRTIRADNILIIESQPDAAACFADGDALPGRRRDPAAASSSSSSPPPRRPDPLRELLARKGAALAEIRADQVFIYEAAEPPEPPEAAEPGTVSRLLEKFGQRPRGRRRRGGEAPPPGPAPAPGSAASPRAAAPPQAGPGSPRAAAPKAAPPSPQAAPGPPRAAAAQPLPGAPRAPQAVPAPPPPLPGAPRAPQAVPASPPPLPGAPRPLQGEPAAPAQAAAPRAVPAAPQPVPGAPRAAAPQANCFLHKIGSNSFTVTPRGLPPGSRAPEAGASPAGRTPPPKGPPVPSASASHARANARRPKPEEAEAAVSPPPSASLAPSATSSTQPLSAAAPKAGGSFEILPAPKPDLAAIPAHDLQAQALAKLRLNSRNSFLFVPRREGGPAPQPPAQSTRPGPPPSVEHKVRQEPPRASAAEQEEPVASLPAPRDPLVPVTYIDDIVELDSGELCPKVGLAVRTGTLGEQPRDAVSDLEMEFSSVPLYKPHAVSSAVHQRGGNTFTVVPKRKPAASGLQTSTDGSGRPQREEDEEEEENKGKGKAVENADVPQVGMALKKRYPTVNEIEVIGGYLSLERSCMSKTGRRKKMKISFNETSLQTMFEYPSESSLAEEEEEEEEGRASETEEDKTCTFFIPCPNSTLNPSTPNSDLSSYTPKHSVKFSEWQEQKYEEMPNSEGPLRKEADSLGNQVMLTPAEKGGLSDFSSEPALYF
- the TPRN gene encoding taperin isoform X1 gives rise to the protein MSSAEPPLGAGPRAQPAWKREILERKRAKLAGAAGGEPEPAAAPPGERLVVAESLGPLHENPFMRLESERRRLRQGLPGGRPGRGPGPGPGAARPLQQLLELYSAVPGIRTIRADNILIIESQPDAAACFADGDALPGRRRDPAAASSSSSSPPPRRPDPLRELLARKGAALAEIRADQVFIYEAAEPPEPPEAAEPGTVSRLLEKFGQRPRGRRRRGGEAPPPGPAPAPGSAASPRAAAPPQAGPGSPRAAAPKAAPPSPQAAPGPPRAAAAQPLPGAPRAPQAVPAPPPPLPGAPRAPQAVPASPPPLPGAPRPLQGEPAAPAQAAAPRAVPAAPQPVPGAPRAAAPQANCFLHKIGSNSFTVTPRGLPPGSRAPEAGASPAGRTPPPKGPPVPSASASHARANARRPKPEEAEAAVSPPPSASLAPSATSSTQPLSAAAPKAGGSFEILPAPKPDLAAIPAHDLQAQALAKLRLNSRNSFLFVPRREGGPAPQPPAQSTRPGPPPSVEHKVRQEPPRASAAEQEEPVASLPAPRDPLVPVTYIDDIVELDSGELCPKVGLAVRTGTLGEQPRDAVSDLEMEFSSVPLYKPHAVSSAVHQRGGNTFTVVPKRKPAASGLQTSTDGSGRPQREEDEEEEENKGKGKAVENADVPQVGMALKKRYPTVNEIEVIGGYLSLERSCMSKTGRRKKMKISFNETSLQTMFEYPSESSLAEEEEEEEEGRASETEEDKTCTFFIPCPNSTLNPSTPNSADLSSYTPKHSVKFSEWQEQKYEEMPNSEGPLRKEADSLGNQVMLTPAEKGGLSDFSSEPALYF